One region of Chlorobiota bacterium genomic DNA includes:
- a CDS encoding NAD-dependent succinate-semialdehyde dehydrogenase has product MAMRSINPATGQQIAEFPELKERDIQTKIGVAAATFLGYRHTTFAKRAEWMRRAAMLLRMRKTSYAEIMVREMGKTIVAAESEVEKCAWVCEFYADQAEFFLSDQQIDTDASRSFVTFQPLGVVLAVMPWNFPFWQVFRFAAPALMAGNVGLLKHAANVPMSALAIQEVFLHAGFPEGAFQTLLVKSPAVAAIIADPRIAAVTLTGSEGAGRSVGEAAGRNLKKVVLELGGSDPFIIMPSADIAAAVKTAVTARTLNNGQSCIAAKRFIVHTEVFDQVERQFAEGLAALKIGDPMEPAVEIGPLARPEFVEDLHKQVTATVAAGARLVTGGKKLGGPGYFYPPTLLSDVRPGMAAFDEETFGPVAALVRVPDLDAAIALANNSRFGLGAAAWTADAGEQERFIRELEAGTVAINGMVKSDPRLPFGGIKASGIGRELGEFGIREFVNVKTVVVG; this is encoded by the coding sequence ATTGCCATGCGTTCCATCAACCCTGCCACAGGCCAGCAGATTGCCGAGTTCCCCGAACTGAAAGAGCGCGACATCCAGACGAAAATAGGGGTGGCCGCTGCCACCTTTTTGGGGTATCGCCACACCACGTTTGCCAAACGGGCCGAGTGGATGCGCCGTGCGGCAATGCTGCTGCGGATGCGGAAAACCAGCTATGCCGAAATCATGGTTCGCGAGATGGGGAAAACCATTGTTGCGGCGGAATCGGAGGTGGAGAAGTGCGCGTGGGTTTGCGAGTTCTATGCCGACCAAGCAGAGTTTTTCCTGAGCGACCAGCAGATTGACACCGACGCTTCCCGCAGCTTTGTGACCTTCCAGCCGCTGGGCGTTGTGCTGGCGGTGATGCCGTGGAATTTCCCCTTTTGGCAAGTCTTCCGGTTTGCCGCTCCGGCACTGATGGCCGGGAATGTTGGGCTGCTGAAGCACGCCGCCAACGTGCCGATGTCGGCGCTGGCTATCCAGGAGGTGTTCCTCCATGCCGGATTCCCGGAAGGGGCATTCCAGACGTTGCTGGTGAAATCGCCTGCGGTGGCAGCAATCATTGCCGACCCACGGATTGCCGCCGTCACGCTGACCGGAAGCGAAGGGGCAGGGCGAAGCGTGGGGGAAGCCGCGGGGCGAAATCTAAAAAAGGTGGTGTTGGAGCTTGGCGGAAGCGACCCGTTCATCATCATGCCCAGTGCCGACATCGCGGCGGCGGTAAAAACCGCAGTGACGGCGCGCACCCTGAACAACGGCCAAAGCTGCATTGCGGCCAAGCGGTTCATTGTCCACACCGAGGTGTTCGACCAAGTGGAGCGGCAGTTTGCCGAAGGGCTGGCGGCCTTGAAGATTGGCGACCCGATGGAGCCTGCGGTGGAGATTGGCCCGTTGGCACGCCCAGAGTTTGTGGAGGATCTGCACAAGCAAGTCACCGCCACCGTTGCTGCGGGGGCGCGGTTGGTGACGGGGGGGAAGAAGCTGGGCGGGCCGGGATATTTCTACCCCCCCACGCTTCTTAGCGACGTACGGCCGGGAATGGCGGCGTTCGATGAGGAGACGTTTGGGCCGGTTGCCGCGCTGGTTCGCGTGCCCGATCTGGATGCGGCGATTGCGCTGGCCAACAACTCGCGGTTCGGCTTGGGAGCCGCGGCCTGGACCGCCGATGCGGGGGAGCAGGAGCGGTTCATCCGCGAGCTTGAGGCGGGGACGGTGGCAATCAACGGCATGGTGAAATCGGACCCACGCCTGCCGTTTGGCGGAATCAAAGCCAGCGGTATCGGGCGTGAATTGGGCGAATTCGGAATCCGCGAATTTGTGAACGTGAAGACGGTGGTGGTGGGATAG
- the ugpC gene encoding sn-glycerol-3-phosphate ABC transporter ATP-binding protein UgpC, whose amino-acid sequence MAQVTLSNVTKQFDDGTVAVNSVSFDLPDGKFLVIVGPSGCGKSTTLRMIAGLETATSGQITIGGQVVNNVHPKDRDIAMVFQNYALYPHMTVRQNMEFALKMRKVPKADRQRRVMEVARMLELEPLLERKPKALSGGQRQRVALGRAIVRNPKVFLFDEPLSNLDAKLRSQTRAELQKLHHQLNATSIYVTHDQVEAMTMADQIVVMDGGKVQQIASPLDLYNRPANRFVAGFIGTPAMNFFEGKTETEGEQTWFAEQGENGLRIPLEQSPEAMARAATLGVRPEHFLLTEPGDQFGFAVTVQVVETLGNQTLIHFPTGGGMGVAAISPDHEIRYGDQAWLRVQSDRVHPFAATGERL is encoded by the coding sequence ATGGCTCAAGTCACACTCTCCAACGTTACCAAGCAGTTCGACGACGGAACTGTTGCTGTCAACTCCGTTTCCTTCGATCTTCCCGACGGAAAATTTCTGGTGATTGTTGGCCCTTCCGGCTGCGGCAAATCAACCACACTGCGGATGATTGCCGGCCTTGAAACCGCCACCAGCGGCCAGATCACTATTGGCGGGCAAGTGGTGAACAACGTCCACCCGAAGGACCGCGACATCGCAATGGTCTTCCAGAACTACGCACTCTATCCCCACATGACCGTCCGCCAAAACATGGAGTTCGCGCTGAAGATGCGGAAGGTCCCGAAGGCCGACCGCCAACGCAGGGTGATGGAGGTTGCCCGAATGCTGGAACTTGAACCACTGCTGGAGCGGAAGCCAAAAGCCCTTTCCGGCGGGCAACGCCAGCGCGTGGCGTTGGGGCGCGCAATCGTCCGCAATCCCAAAGTTTTTCTGTTCGATGAACCCCTCTCCAACCTTGATGCCAAGCTCCGAAGCCAAACCCGTGCCGAGCTTCAGAAGCTCCATCACCAACTGAACGCCACCAGCATCTACGTCACCCACGACCAAGTGGAAGCCATGACCATGGCGGACCAGATTGTGGTGATGGATGGCGGGAAAGTGCAGCAAATCGCCAGCCCGCTGGACCTGTACAACCGCCCCGCAAACCGGTTCGTGGCCGGATTTATCGGCACCCCAGCAATGAATTTTTTTGAGGGAAAAACGGAAACCGAAGGGGAGCAAACGTGGTTTGCCGAGCAAGGGGAAAACGGGCTGCGGATACCGCTGGAACAAAGCCCCGAGGCGATGGCGCGTGCGGCCACGCTGGGGGTCCGCCCCGAGCATTTTTTGCTGACCGAACCGGGCGACCAGTTCGGGTTTGCGGTGACGGTGCAGGTGGTGGAGACGCTTGGCAACCAGACGCTGATCCACTTCCCAACCGGAGGTGGGATGGGAGTTGCAGCAATCAGCCCCGACCACGAAATCCGCTACGGGGATCAAGCCTGGCTGCGCGTTCAAAGCGATCGGGTGCATCCGTTTGCCGCCACCGGGGAACGGCTGTAG
- a CDS encoding flippase-like domain-containing protein, which translates to MNQPLPTPKPIPEGRALLRRPSLGRILQGVLAVAGIGMFAYLARNVSFAHVADAGTSLLVLALVLLILTAINYSLDTLSWWLVCGEKRPSFLSLTAIRLRCESLTNILPGGAVIGEPMKVMQLLRATTMTTAEATTSFLLAKFCIIIGQVLYVVIGVLFSYAVLSGRGEATFGTEHFGLLVLGAVGVILLLLLALLGAMVWFQPMLRYLVPTEREGRWGDLWNRLVAEAHSIEQLVAVAGRKQGGKLAAGVFCGFLSWSLNGVEAYLILHFLGVDSTFTQAFAIDAVSCVIRMVMFILPIGIGGQDWAITGLMTVHGIANPVGASAQLAVVKRAREFVVVGVGLAMLAFSRNARQTSATPPPSANPKSHSASGNQAAPSSPSSPNS; encoded by the coding sequence ATGAACCAACCGCTGCCAACGCCCAAGCCAATTCCCGAAGGGCGCGCCTTGCTTCGCCGCCCTTCGCTGGGGCGGATTCTGCAAGGGGTGCTGGCGGTTGCCGGGATCGGGATGTTCGCCTACTTGGCCCGCAACGTCAGCTTTGCCCACGTTGCCGATGCGGGAACCTCACTGCTGGTGCTGGCATTGGTGCTGCTGATCCTGACCGCCATTAACTACTCGCTGGATACCCTCAGTTGGTGGCTGGTCTGCGGGGAAAAACGTCCATCCTTCCTGTCGCTAACGGCCATCCGGTTGCGGTGCGAGTCGCTAACGAATATCCTTCCCGGGGGGGCGGTGATCGGCGAGCCGATGAAGGTGATGCAGCTGCTGCGCGCCACCACCATGACCACCGCCGAAGCCACCACCAGCTTCCTGCTGGCAAAGTTTTGCATCATCATTGGGCAAGTCCTGTATGTGGTGATTGGGGTGCTGTTCAGCTACGCGGTGCTTAGCGGGCGCGGGGAAGCAACGTTCGGAACGGAGCACTTCGGGCTGCTGGTGCTGGGGGCTGTGGGGGTGATTCTGCTGCTGCTGTTGGCGCTGCTTGGCGCAATGGTCTGGTTCCAACCGATGCTCCGCTACTTGGTCCCAACCGAGCGCGAAGGGCGTTGGGGCGACCTTTGGAACCGCCTTGTTGCCGAAGCCCACAGCATCGAGCAACTGGTTGCCGTCGCCGGGCGGAAGCAAGGGGGGAAGCTGGCCGCCGGGGTGTTCTGCGGGTTCCTTTCCTGGTCCCTGAACGGCGTGGAAGCGTATCTGATCCTCCATTTTCTTGGGGTTGATTCCACCTTCACGCAAGCCTTCGCCATTGATGCCGTCAGCTGCGTGATTCGGATGGTGATGTTCATCCTTCCAATCGGAATTGGCGGGCAAGATTGGGCAATCACCGGCCTGATGACCGTGCATGGAATCGCCAACCCCGTTGGCGCGTCGGCCCAGCTGGCGGTGGTGAAACGTGCGCGGGAGTTTGTGGTGGTTGGCGTGGGGCTGGCAATGCTGGCGTTTTCCCGAAACGCCCGCCAAACATCCGCAACCCCGCCCCCTTCCGCCAACCCGAAATCTCACTCAGCTTCTGGCAATCAAGCTGCTCCTTCTTCTCCTTCCTCCCCCAATTCGTAA
- a CDS encoding thioredoxin domain-containing protein, protein MPNRLLHERSPYLQQHAHNPVDWYPWGEEAFARARSEGKPIFLSIGYSTCHWCHVMERESFEDQETAAMMNERFINIKVDREERPDVDHIYMTALHSIAGSGGWPLSVWLTPELLPFYAGTYFPPRPAYGRPSFRDALRALSDAWQHQREKVLDSATAIIEAVEKISLIQADGGVAPLLPIAERCFQHLQRSYDPRHGGFSGRPKFPQPSILQFLLRYRHHVGNAPAVDQRAESALAMVHHTLRSMSGGGMYDQLGGGFARYSVDEEWRVPHFEKMLYDQGQLLSLLADTYRLTHDPELARVIGQTADYLERDMTAPNGAFYSAEDADSEGEEGKFYVWTMEELRAALPDRELAAVVRFYGIEEEGNFEHGKNVLHTSATLADVAEALGTDIPEVEQLLATARERLFQLRQQRVRPHRDEKILAAWNGLAIGGLANAAAALSQPRFAAMAERAARAVLETMMVDGKLMRRWKDGEAKFAGYLDDYAFVAAGLIELYHATLNPEWLRHAEQLTRLADHLFHDDVGGGYFMASGGDPAILVRPKVDHDGAEPAGNSVMAMNLLRLGRLLGDPHLLGRAERTIHLFLNRVADVPIMMPLMSAVGLALSAPPRQVVVAAGADPSETEGLWQQVQQAYLPDTQLLLVPDSGVDPWLAERVPTLSGMRPIEGHAAVYVCENFVCHAPSRTFSP, encoded by the coding sequence ATGCCGAACCGACTTCTTCACGAACGCTCCCCCTACCTTCAGCAGCACGCCCATAACCCGGTGGATTGGTATCCGTGGGGGGAGGAAGCGTTTGCCCGCGCCCGAAGTGAGGGGAAACCAATCTTCCTTTCCATCGGCTACTCCACCTGCCACTGGTGCCACGTGATGGAGCGGGAATCGTTCGAGGACCAGGAGACCGCCGCGATGATGAACGAGCGATTCATCAACATCAAAGTGGACCGCGAGGAGCGGCCCGACGTGGACCATATCTACATGACCGCGCTTCACTCCATTGCTGGGTCCGGAGGGTGGCCGCTGTCGGTGTGGCTAACGCCGGAGCTGCTGCCGTTCTACGCCGGAACCTACTTCCCACCACGCCCAGCTTATGGCCGCCCCAGCTTCCGCGACGCGCTTCGGGCGTTAAGCGATGCTTGGCAACACCAACGGGAGAAGGTGCTGGATTCCGCAACGGCGATTATCGAGGCGGTGGAGAAAATCTCGCTGATCCAAGCCGATGGCGGCGTGGCCCCGCTGCTTCCCATTGCCGAGCGTTGTTTCCAACATCTTCAACGGAGCTACGACCCGAGGCATGGCGGGTTCAGCGGGCGGCCAAAATTTCCGCAGCCAAGCATCTTGCAATTCTTGCTTCGCTATCGCCACCACGTGGGGAACGCGCCTGCCGTTGACCAACGTGCGGAATCCGCGCTGGCCATGGTCCACCACACCCTTCGCTCGATGTCTGGCGGGGGGATGTACGATCAACTTGGCGGCGGATTTGCCCGATACTCGGTTGACGAGGAGTGGCGCGTTCCGCACTTCGAGAAAATGCTGTACGACCAGGGGCAGCTTCTTTCACTTCTTGCCGACACCTACCGCCTGACGCACGACCCCGAGCTGGCAAGGGTGATTGGCCAAACAGCCGACTATCTGGAACGCGACATGACCGCCCCGAACGGCGCATTCTACTCCGCCGAAGATGCCGACAGCGAAGGGGAGGAGGGGAAGTTTTACGTCTGGACGATGGAGGAGCTTCGCGCAGCGTTGCCGGATCGGGAGCTTGCCGCTGTGGTGAGGTTTTACGGGATTGAGGAGGAAGGAAATTTTGAGCATGGGAAGAACGTGCTGCACACCAGCGCAACCCTTGCGGACGTTGCCGAAGCGTTGGGAACAGATATTCCTGAAGTTGAGCAGCTGCTGGCCACGGCGCGGGAGCGGTTGTTCCAATTGCGGCAGCAGCGGGTCCGGCCCCACCGCGATGAGAAGATTTTGGCGGCATGGAATGGATTGGCGATTGGCGGGCTTGCCAACGCCGCCGCCGCGCTTTCCCAACCACGCTTTGCGGCAATGGCCGAACGCGCAGCAAGGGCCGTTCTGGAAACGATGATGGTGGATGGAAAACTGATGCGCCGTTGGAAAGATGGCGAAGCGAAGTTCGCGGGATACTTGGACGATTACGCCTTTGTTGCCGCAGGGCTGATTGAGCTGTACCACGCAACGCTGAACCCAGAGTGGCTGCGCCATGCCGAGCAGCTGACCCGCCTTGCCGACCATCTGTTCCACGACGACGTTGGCGGCGGATACTTCATGGCCAGCGGTGGCGATCCCGCGATTCTTGTTCGGCCAAAGGTGGACCACGACGGGGCCGAACCGGCAGGGAACAGCGTCATGGCGATGAACCTTTTGCGGCTTGGCAGATTGCTGGGCGACCCGCATCTGCTTGGCCGTGCCGAGCGGACCATCCATCTTTTCCTGAACCGCGTTGCTGATGTTCCGATCATGATGCCGCTGATGTCGGCGGTGGGGTTGGCGCTTTCGGCACCGCCGCGCCAAGTGGTGGTGGCCGCCGGGGCCGATCCAAGCGAAACGGAAGGGTTGTGGCAGCAGGTCCAACAGGCATATCTGCCCGATACTCAGTTGCTGCTGGTCCCCGATTCTGGAGTTGACCCGTGGCTTGCCGAGCGGGTCCCAACCCTTTCCGGGATGCGCCCGATTGAGGGCCACGCGGCGGTCTATGTCTGCGAAAACTTTGTGTGCCACGCTCCCTCGCGCACGTTCAGCCCGTAG
- a CDS encoding OmpA family protein, whose amino-acid sequence MLRKFFLLLAAIAATASVHGQTVTSLNMNTTRDDFASTFAGNSRVMYLTSRSNGNQRVFTAERNSSGWGAITEIPELSEGDENGTVTLTPDGQLMIFSSLDNPVDGQGRTDLYSAQKINGVWTNIQNLGPEINSEYWDSHPYLSSDGRTLYFASDRPGGSGKVDIYISRYVNGKWGVATNAGTTINTADDDLSPSVAPDNKTFYFASNRPGGQGGFDLYTAKASNSGFSGLKNMGSPINSAADEYFYTALSTADRAFFSSNRSGGAGGLDIYLVSPNPFPSEAVVNVHGVVSDATTKAPLGSTITITDLKTNQQVARLRSDDINGEYFATLVAGREYSITAERNGYLFYTERYEVPTSGLSQDIEKDITLSPIAGGMVRLMVLFDYDKSDLLPESVSELERLAEFMQSNPDMRISLEGHTDDQGTDDYNDALSQRRAAAVRQYLLDAGIEGARMETKGFGKRKPLVSGTSDQARRTNRRVEMRVIQ is encoded by the coding sequence ATGCTACGCAAATTCTTTTTGCTGCTGGCGGCGATTGCAGCAACGGCATCGGTTCATGGCCAGACGGTGACATCGTTGAACATGAACACCACCCGCGACGACTTCGCTTCCACGTTCGCGGGGAACTCGCGGGTGATGTACCTGACCTCGCGCAGCAACGGCAACCAACGGGTTTTCACTGCCGAGCGGAACTCCAGCGGGTGGGGGGCAATCACCGAAATTCCCGAGCTAAGCGAAGGGGATGAAAACGGAACCGTAACCCTAACCCCCGATGGCCAGCTGATGATCTTTAGCTCGCTTGACAATCCGGTGGATGGGCAAGGGCGCACCGACCTTTACTCCGCCCAAAAAATCAACGGCGTGTGGACCAACATCCAAAACCTTGGGCCGGAGATCAACTCCGAATACTGGGACTCGCACCCCTACCTTAGCAGCGACGGGCGCACACTCTATTTTGCCAGCGACCGCCCGGGGGGAAGCGGGAAGGTGGATATCTACATCAGCCGCTACGTCAACGGGAAATGGGGCGTGGCAACGAACGCCGGCACAACCATCAACACCGCCGATGATGACCTTTCCCCAAGCGTGGCGCCCGACAACAAAACGTTCTACTTTGCTAGCAACCGCCCGGGTGGGCAAGGCGGGTTCGACCTGTACACCGCAAAGGCAAGCAACAGCGGATTCAGCGGGCTGAAGAACATGGGGTCGCCGATTAACTCCGCAGCGGATGAGTACTTCTACACCGCGCTCAGCACTGCCGACCGTGCGTTCTTCAGCAGCAACCGCAGCGGCGGCGCGGGGGGGCTTGACATCTATCTTGTTTCCCCAAACCCGTTCCCGTCCGAGGCCGTGGTGAACGTTCATGGCGTGGTCAGCGACGCAACCACAAAAGCACCGCTGGGAAGCACAATTACCATCACCGATCTGAAAACCAACCAGCAGGTGGCGCGGCTCCGCAGCGACGACATCAACGGCGAATACTTTGCCACGCTGGTGGCCGGGCGCGAATACTCCATCACTGCCGAGCGGAACGGATATCTATTCTACACCGAGCGGTACGAGGTCCCCACCAGCGGACTAAGCCAGGATATTGAGAAGGACATCACCCTTAGCCCGATTGCGGGGGGAATGGTTCGGCTGATGGTCCTTTTCGATTACGACAAGAGCGACCTGCTGCCGGAATCAGTTTCGGAATTGGAGCGGCTTGCGGAGTTCATGCAAAGCAACCCCGATATGCGGATTTCGTTGGAAGGACACACCGACGACCAGGGGACCGACGACTACAACGACGCGCTGTCGCAACGGCGCGCGGCGGCGGTCCGCCAGTATCTGCTGGATGCCGGAATTGAAGGGGCGCGAATGGAGACCAAAGGCTTCGGCAAACGGAAACCCCTGGTTTCCGGAACAAGCGATCAGGCCCGCCGCACCAACCGCCGCGTGGAGATGCGGGTGATTCAGTAA